In Sceloporus undulatus isolate JIND9_A2432 ecotype Alabama unplaced genomic scaffold, SceUnd_v1.1 scaffold_6433, whole genome shotgun sequence, a single window of DNA contains:
- the LOC121918235 gene encoding uncharacterized protein LOC121918235, translating into MNRQLKYALVVFVRIIKIEGMATNPKRRTKFKEQYTREFPSIKRGRTEFEVTCILCNAYISISHGGRNDITSHLATTKHMNAAKCASASKQLTSFFAPGKPEVKKVALAEVTFAFHTVKHHQSYNSTSCTSKLMSEIFGDSEIAKTFSSSKTKTEAVVNNVISPLIQAELKKSLDKCGFIGVSTDASNHNYHKIFPVIVQYFDKEEGVQSKLLELVELQNETSDTVSEYLHSVVVRQGIDGKISSFGGDNTNTNFGGLSRKGTNNVFTKLQSKLGRTVVECPAHILHNSIQVGVRDLSVDIYATIERVYNHFSIFTVRVASLMEYGEFVNATYHDLLNSVKN; encoded by the exons ATGAACAGACAACTGAAATATGCCCTTGTGGTTTTTGTTAGAATCATCAAAATTGAAGGCATGGCTACCAATCCCAAGAGGAGGACGAAGTTTAAGGAGCAATATACAAGAGAGTTCCCATCCATAAAGCGGGGTCGCACGGAATTCGAAGTAACATGTATTCTCTGCAA tGCTTATATTTCCATATCGCATGGTGGGAGAAATGACATCACCTCTCACCTTGCAACCACGAAGCATATGAATGCTGCTAAATGTGCTTCAGCCTCCAAGCAGTTAACATCATTTTTTGCACCAGGCAAACCTGAAGTAAAAAAGGTTGCTTTAGCAGAGGTAACATTTGCCTTCCACACTGTTAAGCATCACCAATCATACAATTCAACATCATGCACGAGCAAGTTGATGTCTGAAATTTTTGGGGACTCTGAAATAGCTAAAACCTTTTCAAGTTCAAAGACAAAAACTGAGGCGGTGGTAAACAATGTCATTTCACCTTTAATTCAGGCCGAGTTAAAGAAAAGCCTTGACAAATGTGGTTTTATTGGTGTTAGTACAGATGCTAGCAACCATAATTACCATAAAATATTCCCAGTGATTGTTCAGTACTTTGACAAAGAAGAGGGTGTTCAGTCAAAGCTTTTAGAATTAGTGGAATTGCAGAATGAAACTTCTGACACTGTTTCAGAATACCTTCACAGTGTTGTTGTACGTCAAGGAATTGATGGGAAAATTAGCTCATTTGGGGGAGACAATACAAATACCAATTTTGGAGGTTTGTCAAGGAAAGGGACAAACAATGTGTTTACCAAACTGCAATCTAAGCTGGGCAGAACAGTTGTTGAGTGTCCTGCCCATATTTTGCACAACTCCATACAAGTCGGGGTTCGCGATCTCTCAGTCGATATTTACGCTACTATAGAGAGGGTGTATAATCATTTTTCGATATTCACTGTTAGGGTTGCATCACTTATGGAATATGGTGAGTTTGTGAATGCAACATACCATGATCTCTTGAATAGTGTAAAAA